The sequence GGCAAGGTGCCCGCCCAGCGCCTGCTCGACCTCTATCACGGCGAGTGGGGCGGGGACATCTCGCGGGTCTACGAACACAGCTTCTGAGGCCCCTGCGGCAGTGCGGCGCGAGGGTGCGTTTGCGCAGGCTCGCGCTTTGCGCGCGGCTGGCGGCGAGCGAACATCGGTTCTTGCGGAACGAACTCAAGCATAGCTGACCACCTCGAACTCGATCCCGTCCCAATCGAAGAAGTAGAAGCGTCGGCCCGGCTCGTAGTCGTCGTGGCCGAAGGGTTCGAGGCCGGCGCTGGCGACCACCGCTTCGGCAGCATCCAGATCGTCCACCAGCAGCCCGACATGGTTGAGCGGCATACCCTTGCGCTGCCCTTGGTGATCGCCGCCATCGGTGTACAGCGCGAGGTAGGTGTTCTCCTCCCCGACATGGATGGTGTGGCCGCCGTTCTGGGCCGGTCCCTGCCAGCGAATGCCCCAGCCGAGCAGCTTCTCGAACAGCGCGGCAGAGCGCGCCGGGTTGCTGACCGTCAGGTTGACGTGTTCGATCTTTCCTTGAGCCATGATGTCATATTCCTCATTCAAATCATTGTTTAGCAATGATTGTGAGGCACCTTCGCAAGCACGCTTCGAATCACTGCTTGCATCTCTATGCAACCTCAAGCTAAGTTGAGGTCAAGCATTTGTGGAAAAAATTTCGGCAGCTGCAAACAGGGGGTCGCATGCCGCAAGCCAGCTTCATCACTATTGGGCAATTGTCCAAACGCACCGGCGTCGCCGTGTCGGCGCTGCGCTTTTACGAGGAAAAGGGCCTGCTCCACCCGCTGCGATCGGGCGGCAACCAGCGGCGCTTCCTGCGCAGCGACATTCGCCGCGTCAGCTTCATCCTGATCGCGCAGAAGCTGGGCCTGGGCCTCGCCGAGATCGAGGAACAGCTCGCCAAGCTGCCCGAAGGCCGCAACCCGACGCTGGCCGACTGGCAGAAGATCAGCCGCGCCATGCGCGACCAGATCGACGACAAGATCCGCCTGCTCAACCGCACCCGCAACCAGCTCGACCAGTGCATCGGCTGCGGCTGCCTGAGCCTGCAGAAATGCCAGCTCTACAACAAGGACGACCAGCTCGGCCTGAAAGGGCCGGGGCCGCGGGCGGTGCTGGATTGAGAAGGCGGCTGTCAGTGTAGGAAACGTAATCGCCACCGAAACGGAATTTTCTTCGCAGACCACGACCTTGCAATTTTTTTACATTGTGCTATATAGACATTGCCTAACGTCGCCTGCGACGGATTTAGATTTACGCCGCGAAGGCGACCGATCTTCCCTTTCATGCTGCACGGCTCTGCCACGGGATACGCCCTTGCGCAGACGATTTTCTGCATGCGGGGATCCGATTTGGCGAAAGAAGAGCTCATGACGTTGGAAGGCGAGATCAACGAGGTCCTGCCTGATGGACGCTTCGGCGTCACTCTCGACAATGGGCATCAGATCATCGCCTACACGGCGGGGAAGATGCGGCGATACCGCATCCGTTCCGTCGCCGGAGACCGCGTGCATGTCGAAATGACGCCTTACGATCTGACCAAGGGTCGGATCGTATTCCGCGAGCGAACTCCCGGGCAAGGTCCCGGCGGTGCTCGCAAGCGCGGTTTTCGGCGCTGACACATAATGAACAGGGCAGCCAGTGAGCTGCCGACAAGGATATAATGAATCATACGTTTTCGGGCGCCAGCAAGCGCCATTTCACACGCCCCGGCATTGGTCAGGGCAATCGCGGGCAGATCGATAGCAAATCGGACCTGCCCGGAATTCTCTCGACTTTGGAACTGCGACGACTTGTCGCGGCGATGGTCGATTGAGCGTCAAACAGACAAGCGGCCATGCTCACGGCATTCCCGCAGCAGGCCGGAGAATAATCATGGACCTCAACAAGGAATATGCCGCGCATCAGCAGGCGCTGATGCATGCAGAACTGGCGCGTGACGATTCAGATCGCCGCGCCAGTCTTGCCCAAGCTTCCGTCATCGCCAAGCGCATCGGCGCGTTCCAGCAAAGCCTGGGCGCCGCTGCTGCCTGCGCGTGGAGCGCATCGCAGTTGCACGCAGACGCACGGACCTGACAAGAGGGGCGACCGAAACGTGCCCTTGGCTCCGTTACTCCGCTGCCAAAGCCTCGGCTTCGCCCAGATCCACGCTGACGAGGCGCGAAATGCCGCGTTCCACCATGGTCACGCCGAACAGGCGGTGCATACGGCTCATGGTGACGGCGTTGTGGGTGACGATCAGGTAGCGCGTGCTCGTCTCGCGGTTCATCGAATCCAGCAGGTCGCAGAAGCGTTCGATATTGGCATCGTCCAGCGGCGCGTCGACTTCGTCCAGCACGCAGATCGGCGCCGGATTGGTCAGGAACAGCGCGAAGATCAGCGCGGTGGCGGTCAGCGCCTGTTCGCCGCCTGACAGCAGGCTGAGCGACTGCAGGCGCTTGCCCGGCGGCTGGGCGAAGATTTCCAGGCCCGCTTCCAGTGGATCGTCGCTGTCGACCAGCGCCAGGTGCGCCTGGCCGCCTTCGAACAGGCGGGTGAACAGGCGCTTGAAGTGCTCGTTCACTTCCTCGAACGCGGCGCGCAGGCGTTCGCGGCCTTCGCGGTTGAGGTTGCCGATGGAGCCGCGCAGGCGGGCGACGGCTTCGGCCAGTTCGGCCTGTTCCTCGGCGCTGGCGCCGTGCTCGGCCTCGA is a genomic window of Aurantiacibacter sp. MUD11 containing:
- a CDS encoding VOC family protein, which gives rise to MAQGKIEHVNLTVSNPARSAALFEKLLGWGIRWQGPAQNGGHTIHVGEENTYLALYTDGGDHQGQRKGMPLNHVGLLVDDLDAAEAVVASAGLEPFGHDDYEPGRRFYFFDWDGIEFEVVSYA
- the soxR gene encoding redox-sensitive transcriptional activator SoxR: MPQASFITIGQLSKRTGVAVSALRFYEEKGLLHPLRSGGNQRRFLRSDIRRVSFILIAQKLGLGLAEIEEQLAKLPEGRNPTLADWQKISRAMRDQIDDKIRLLNRTRNQLDQCIGCGCLSLQKCQLYNKDDQLGLKGPGPRAVLD
- the infA gene encoding translation initiation factor IF-1; translation: MAKEELMTLEGEINEVLPDGRFGVTLDNGHQIIAYTAGKMRRYRIRSVAGDRVHVEMTPYDLTKGRIVFRERTPGQGPGGARKRGFRR